In a single window of the Rhodoferax saidenbachensis genome:
- a CDS encoding helix-turn-helix transcriptional regulator, with product MSTWVFPMMDKPSKFHIRSTNPDEASDFLSSAYAPVKARSIGCAFDIDVKGVARSGVGVFQTQSASGLTFECERDFDGYTLAVAHSGHLAVNFSSGHKPGHPSPGTLVVDRQGIKGAQFAAGLQFKGLSFRSDLIHRQLAEMIGTPVHGRVQFTPNPAQQSGVVPLMIAMADVWMAGMHDSSALEDAPTAMASLAESLGRLMLEGIPNNYTERLRGRANLLPAPHHVIRAIDFMRHNARQPLTLTSIASAAGTSVRSLQEGFRKYRSATPMGYLRSIRLEGARQDLSDPTQTSSILLIAHRWGFAHVGMFAGYYKSAFGEAPSATLKKRQ from the coding sequence ATGTCCACATGGGTATTTCCAATGATGGACAAGCCCTCAAAATTCCACATACGCTCAACCAATCCAGACGAAGCCAGCGACTTCTTATCCAGCGCCTATGCCCCAGTCAAGGCGCGTTCCATTGGTTGCGCGTTCGATATTGATGTCAAAGGTGTCGCCCGTAGCGGGGTGGGGGTGTTCCAGACACAAAGCGCAAGCGGACTCACGTTCGAATGTGAAAGGGACTTCGATGGCTATACCCTAGCCGTTGCACATTCAGGGCACCTGGCCGTGAATTTTTCCTCAGGCCACAAGCCTGGACATCCTTCCCCGGGAACACTGGTTGTAGACCGGCAAGGTATCAAAGGAGCTCAATTCGCTGCAGGCCTTCAGTTCAAAGGCCTGTCGTTTCGCAGCGATTTGATTCACCGACAGTTGGCAGAAATGATTGGCACACCGGTACACGGTCGTGTGCAATTCACTCCGAACCCGGCACAGCAAAGTGGTGTGGTACCACTCATGATCGCAATGGCAGATGTCTGGATGGCAGGCATGCATGACTCCTCCGCACTGGAAGACGCACCAACCGCCATGGCAAGTTTGGCAGAGTCGTTGGGGCGTTTGATGCTGGAGGGTATTCCCAACAATTACACTGAACGGCTGAGGGGGCGGGCCAATTTGTTGCCGGCACCCCACCATGTGATACGGGCCATTGACTTCATGCGCCACAACGCGCGCCAACCGCTCACCCTGACATCTATCGCCAGTGCAGCGGGCACCAGCGTTCGATCACTCCAAGAAGGCTTTCGCAAGTATCGATCGGCTACTCCAATGGGTTACCTTCGCAGCATCAGATTGGAGGGAGCGCGCCAAGATCTAAGTGACCCGACTCAAACTAGCTCGATACTGTTGATCGCACATCGATGGGGGTTTGCGCACGTAGGAATGTTTGCCGGGTATTACAAGTCTGCCTTTGGGGAAGCACCCAGTGCGACTTTGAAAAAGAGACAATGA
- a CDS encoding methyl-accepting chemotaxis protein, translating to MFKTLTVAKRLALGFGAVVVLGVSIVAYAAFSMKSLNADIDLLLEDRLVKVILFDEYRSNLQTIASLTRNILIIDNDLTAYQAEQQQIVALKAKNGELLQKLDTLITLPVARDLLKVIKETGKDYDIAMEKTVALAIKNENAAASALLLGDIRKMQATLFKAVDDSIAAQEAAANELGEAASKSSNTGIVFMSVLAGVMAILGAAVGIFLTRNLRNALGAEPGDLSAAVARVAEGDLSQRLAVTPSDTISVLANVARMQEGLAKVVSTVRSGSEEVATASAQIASGNNDLSQRTEEQASALEETAASMEELSSTVKQNADNARQANQLAQSASSVAVKGGQVVSEVVETMKGINDSSRKISDIISVIDGIAFQTNILALNAAVEAARAGEQGRGFAVVASEVRSLAGRSAEAAKEIKGLINASVERVEQGTALVDQAGVTMIEVVGSIRRVTDIMGEISAASTEQSQGVAQIGEAIQQMDQVTQQNAALVEEMAAAATSLKGQAQDLVQAVSVFQLGASATGNQMKDVTRQQPANVRQAPRTQKVNNPLRPVRGVTAPQTKKPPSAVVDTDGDWSSF from the coding sequence ATGTTCAAAACTCTTACGGTCGCAAAGCGCTTGGCACTGGGATTTGGTGCAGTCGTCGTACTCGGTGTCAGCATCGTGGCATACGCCGCCTTCAGTATGAAGTCACTCAACGCGGACATTGACCTGCTTTTGGAGGATCGACTGGTTAAGGTGATCTTGTTCGACGAATATCGCAGCAATTTGCAAACCATCGCCAGTCTCACCAGAAACATACTCATCATCGACAACGACCTCACAGCCTATCAAGCGGAACAACAACAGATCGTTGCGCTCAAAGCCAAGAACGGTGAGCTCTTGCAAAAGCTGGACACGCTGATAACACTCCCTGTGGCCAGAGATTTGCTGAAAGTCATCAAAGAAACAGGCAAAGACTACGACATCGCCATGGAGAAAACAGTTGCCCTCGCCATAAAGAATGAGAATGCCGCTGCATCTGCTTTGCTGTTGGGTGACATAAGGAAAATGCAGGCGACCTTGTTTAAGGCGGTAGATGATTCCATTGCGGCGCAAGAAGCTGCCGCAAACGAGCTGGGAGAGGCTGCATCAAAGTCCTCAAATACTGGCATCGTTTTCATGTCAGTCTTGGCGGGCGTTATGGCGATCTTGGGTGCTGCGGTGGGAATTTTTCTGACGCGTAACCTGCGCAACGCACTAGGGGCAGAACCTGGAGATTTGAGTGCCGCCGTGGCCCGCGTGGCGGAAGGTGATCTGAGTCAGCGTCTAGCGGTAACGCCTAGCGATACGATTAGCGTCTTGGCCAACGTGGCCAGAATGCAAGAAGGTTTGGCGAAGGTGGTGTCTACCGTACGTTCTGGTTCCGAGGAAGTTGCCACGGCAAGCGCCCAGATTGCCTCGGGTAATAACGACCTCAGCCAACGTACGGAAGAGCAGGCCAGCGCGCTCGAAGAAACTGCAGCCTCCATGGAGGAACTCAGCTCTACAGTCAAGCAAAACGCAGACAACGCTCGCCAAGCCAACCAGTTGGCGCAGAGTGCGTCCAGCGTAGCGGTGAAGGGCGGTCAAGTAGTGAGTGAAGTGGTGGAAACCATGAAAGGCATCAACGACAGCTCCAGAAAGATCAGCGACATCATCAGCGTGATCGACGGCATTGCCTTCCAGACCAACATTCTGGCGCTCAATGCAGCGGTAGAGGCTGCACGTGCGGGAGAGCAAGGTAGGGGTTTTGCGGTTGTGGCTTCCGAGGTACGCAGCTTGGCTGGGCGCTCTGCCGAAGCGGCCAAGGAGATCAAGGGGCTGATTAACGCCAGTGTGGAACGTGTGGAACAGGGAACGGCTCTGGTGGACCAGGCAGGTGTCACGATGATTGAGGTAGTTGGCTCCATTCGCCGTGTGACCGATATCATGGGCGAAATCAGCGCGGCAAGCACCGAACAAAGCCAAGGCGTTGCACAGATCGGTGAAGCGATCCAACAAATGGACCAAGTCACACAGCAGAACGCGGCGCTGGTGGAGGAAATGGCGGCAGCTGCAACCAGTCTGAAAGGCCAGGCACAAGACTTGGTTCAAGCGGTCAGTGTGTTTCAGCTTGGCGCAAGCGCTACGGGGAATCAGATGAAAGACGTTACGCGACAACAGCCAGCCAATGTGCGGCAAGCGCCGAGGACGCAGAAAGTCAACAACCCATTGCGTCCTGTTCGTGGTGTTACAGCGCCACAGACCAAGAAACCGCCGTCTGCGGTGGTGGATACGGATGGTGATTGGTCAAGCTTTTGA
- a CDS encoding lysophospholipid acyltransferase family protein: MLQFLRHILLAIHFLIASCINLLIGLARPRNPDNSRLCGRVYSLPALRILGLQTTLEVGDLTALPNPYVMVVNHQSNYDLFILGSVVPRRTVTIGKQSLKWIPFFGQVYWLAGNVLIDRDNAEKAKEAMLKTTEVMQHQDTSIWVFPEGTRNLGQGLLPFKKGAFQMAINAGVPIVPLCASSYKRDMRLNRWRSGKLRIRSLPPIPTTGLTLDDMPALMERCRAQMVACIAELDAQTA; the protein is encoded by the coding sequence ATGCTTCAGTTTCTCCGCCACATCCTCCTAGCCATCCACTTCCTCATCGCCAGCTGCATCAACCTGCTGATCGGCTTGGCCCGCCCCCGCAACCCCGACAACAGCCGCCTGTGCGGCCGGGTCTATTCGTTGCCGGCCCTCCGCATCCTGGGTTTGCAGACCACGCTGGAGGTGGGTGACCTGACGGCGCTGCCCAATCCGTATGTGATGGTGGTGAACCACCAGTCCAACTACGACCTGTTCATTCTGGGCAGTGTGGTGCCGCGGCGCACGGTGACGATTGGCAAGCAGAGTCTGAAGTGGATTCCGTTTTTCGGCCAGGTGTACTGGCTGGCGGGGAATGTGCTGATCGATCGCGACAATGCGGAGAAGGCCAAAGAGGCAATGCTCAAGACCACCGAGGTGATGCAGCACCAGGACACGTCGATCTGGGTGTTCCCCGAGGGCACGCGCAATCTGGGGCAGGGGCTGCTGCCGTTCAAGAAGGGCGCGTTCCAGATGGCGATCAACGCCGGGGTGCCTATCGTGCCGCTGTGCGCCAGCAGCTATAAGCGCGACATGCGGCTGAACCGCTGGCGCAGCGGCAAGCTACGCATCCGTTCGCTGCCGCCCATCCCCACCACGGGCCTGACGCTGGACGACATGCCTGCGCTGATGGAGCGCTGCCGGGCGCAGATGGTGGCGTGTATTGCCGAGCTGGACGCGCAAACGGCCTGA
- a CDS encoding amino acid ABC transporter ATP-binding protein: MSIVEITGLRKSYGTNEVLKGIDLQVQPGEVIAIIGKSGSGKSTLLRCINGLEEFQSGSLTVDGKPLLHKNAAAMRELRQHVGMVFQSFNLFPHLTVGKNIMLAPGLVKKKDSAANEALARKLLERVGLAEKFDAFGEQLSGGQQQRVAIARALAMEPAVLLCDEITSALDPELVGEVLRVVETLADEGMTLLMVTHEMSFARKVADRVIFMHQGLVHEIGPPAELFANPQTPELKQFLSSLHD, encoded by the coding sequence ATGTCCATCGTTGAAATCACGGGCTTGCGCAAATCGTATGGCACGAACGAAGTGCTCAAGGGCATTGACCTGCAGGTCCAGCCCGGTGAAGTCATCGCCATCATCGGCAAAAGCGGCTCGGGCAAAAGCACGCTCTTACGCTGTATCAACGGCCTGGAAGAATTCCAGAGCGGCAGCCTCACCGTAGACGGCAAACCCCTGCTGCACAAAAACGCCGCCGCCATGCGCGAGCTGCGCCAGCACGTGGGCATGGTGTTCCAGAGCTTCAATTTATTCCCCCACCTCACCGTGGGCAAAAACATCATGCTGGCGCCCGGCCTGGTGAAGAAGAAAGACAGCGCCGCCAACGAAGCCCTCGCGCGCAAGCTCCTGGAGCGCGTGGGCCTGGCAGAAAAGTTTGACGCCTTTGGCGAGCAGCTGTCCGGCGGGCAGCAGCAGCGTGTGGCCATTGCCCGCGCGCTGGCCATGGAACCCGCCGTGCTGCTGTGCGACGAAATCACCAGCGCGCTGGACCCGGAGCTGGTGGGTGAAGTGCTGCGTGTGGTGGAGACACTGGCCGACGAGGGCATGACGCTGCTCATGGTCACCCACGAAATGAGTTTTGCCCGCAAGGTGGCAGACCGCGTGATCTTCATGCACCAGGGCCTGGTGCACGAGATCGGCCCACCGGCAGAACTGTTTGCCAACCCGCAAACGCCAGAGCTGAAGCAGTTCTTGAGTTCACTCCACGACTGA
- a CDS encoding amino acid ABC transporter permease, with protein MVDFSLWDILRNLLLASRWTIGLSLIAFIGGSTVGLLLLMLRLTKLPAVEPIVAAYVQLFQGIPLLVQLFLAYYGLGLFGINTSPWVAAGIGLTLYASAFLTEIWRGCVAAIPRGQWEASESLALSFYEQLRYIILPQAIKIAVPPTVGFLVQVIKGTALASVIGFMELTKVGKTIANATFSPFLIFSCVALMYFLLCYPVSLYAKHLERKIHVHR; from the coding sequence ATGGTTGACTTCTCGCTCTGGGACATCCTTCGCAACCTGCTGCTGGCCAGCCGCTGGACCATCGGCCTGTCGCTGATCGCCTTTATCGGCGGCAGCACGGTGGGCCTGCTCTTGCTGATGCTGCGCCTGACCAAGTTGCCCGCGGTGGAGCCCATCGTCGCCGCCTACGTACAACTGTTCCAGGGCATACCGCTGCTGGTGCAACTGTTTTTGGCCTACTACGGGTTGGGCCTGTTTGGCATCAACACCTCGCCCTGGGTGGCGGCGGGCATCGGCCTCACGCTGTATGCCAGCGCCTTCCTCACCGAAATCTGGCGCGGTTGTGTGGCCGCCATTCCGCGCGGTCAGTGGGAAGCTTCCGAGAGCCTGGCGCTGAGCTTTTACGAGCAACTGCGCTACATCATCCTGCCCCAGGCCATCAAGATTGCGGTGCCACCCACGGTGGGTTTTCTGGTGCAGGTCATCAAGGGCACGGCGCTGGCCTCCGTCATTGGTTTTATGGAGCTCACCAAGGTGGGCAAGACCATCGCCAACGCCACCTTCAGCCCGTTCCTGATTTTCAGTTGCGTGGCCCTCATGTATTTTTTACTGTGCTACCCCGTCAGCCTGTACGCCAAGCACCTGGAGAGGAAGATTCATGTCCATCGTTGA
- a CDS encoding amino acid ABC transporter permease has protein sequence MRIQLDFMAVLSEWPLLLTGVAWTLSLTAISVVIGTFLGTAFAWVRARGFGATLAPAWLQAFVGAYVELIRNTPFIVQLFFIFFGLPAAGVKISAEMASVIAMVINLSAYAAEIIRAGLEATPKGQMEAAQSLALNRSQTFVWVVLPPALKKVWPSLVSQIIIVMLGSSVCGQISTKELSYSADLIQSNNFRSFEAFIIVGGIYLLLSIGTRQLLNWAGAKFLFGRR, from the coding sequence ATGCGGATTCAACTCGATTTCATGGCGGTGCTGTCCGAATGGCCACTGCTGCTGACCGGTGTGGCGTGGACCCTCTCGCTCACCGCCATCTCGGTGGTCATTGGCACCTTTTTGGGCACGGCCTTCGCCTGGGTGCGGGCGCGCGGCTTTGGCGCCACGCTGGCCCCGGCCTGGCTGCAAGCGTTTGTCGGCGCGTATGTGGAGCTGATCCGCAACACGCCTTTCATCGTGCAACTGTTCTTCATCTTCTTTGGGCTGCCTGCGGCGGGCGTCAAGATTTCTGCCGAGATGGCATCCGTCATCGCCATGGTGATCAACCTGAGCGCCTATGCCGCCGAGATCATCCGCGCCGGGCTGGAGGCCACGCCCAAAGGCCAGATGGAAGCGGCGCAAAGCCTGGCGCTGAACCGCAGCCAGACTTTTGTATGGGTGGTGCTGCCACCTGCGCTCAAGAAGGTATGGCCCAGCCTGGTCAGCCAGATCATCATCGTGATGTTGGGCTCCTCCGTCTGCGGGCAGATTTCCACCAAGGAACTCAGCTACTCCGCAGATCTGATCCAGAGCAACAACTTCCGCTCGTTTGAGGCCTTCATCATCGTGGGCGGCATCTATCTGCTGCTCTCCATTGGCACGCGGCAACTGCTCAACTGGGCGGGCGCCAAATTTCTCTTCGGGCGGAGGTAA
- a CDS encoding transporter substrate-binding domain-containing protein, with protein MNSIQRNKRHFSLALALTALLAANGVHAQTALDDILKSKVLKVAVQTDSAPYGFVGTDLKPIGLDIDMANYIGKKLGVAVELVPVVSASRIPALQTRKADLVIATLGKNPDREKVIDFASAYSPFFQAVFGPKNMPVKSFADLAGKSVGATRGAMEDQELGKVAPPSTDIKRFEDNNATIAAFVAGQVQFVALGASVAGNMMTKNPQLSSEYKLLLKESPNFIGVAKGEDKLKARVNEIVAEAKKSGELDTMAKKWLGRPAGDLPL; from the coding sequence ATGAATTCGATCCAACGCAACAAACGCCACTTCAGCCTCGCCCTGGCACTCACCGCACTGCTGGCCGCCAACGGTGTCCACGCACAAACCGCGCTGGACGACATTCTGAAAAGCAAAGTACTCAAGGTCGCTGTGCAAACCGACTCCGCGCCCTACGGCTTTGTTGGCACTGATCTGAAGCCCATCGGCTTGGACATCGACATGGCCAACTACATCGGCAAGAAACTCGGCGTGGCCGTGGAGCTGGTGCCCGTGGTCAGCGCCAGCCGCATCCCCGCGCTGCAAACCCGCAAGGCCGACCTGGTGATCGCCACTCTGGGCAAGAACCCAGACCGCGAAAAAGTCATCGACTTCGCATCCGCCTACTCGCCCTTCTTCCAAGCCGTGTTCGGCCCCAAGAACATGCCCGTCAAGAGCTTTGCCGATTTGGCAGGCAAGTCCGTGGGCGCGACCCGTGGCGCCATGGAAGACCAGGAACTCGGCAAGGTTGCGCCCCCCAGCACCGACATCAAACGTTTTGAAGACAACAACGCCACCATCGCCGCCTTCGTGGCCGGCCAGGTGCAGTTTGTCGCCCTGGGCGCCTCGGTGGCCGGCAACATGATGACCAAGAACCCGCAGCTCTCCAGCGAATACAAGCTGCTGCTCAAGGAAAGCCCCAACTTCATTGGCGTGGCCAAGGGTGAAGACAAGCTCAAAGCCCGGGTCAACGAAATCGTGGCCGAAGCCAAGAAGTCTGGTGAGTTGGACACCATGGCCAAAAAATGGCTGGGCCGCCCCGCTGGTGACCTGCCCCTGTAA
- a CDS encoding electron transfer flavoprotein-ubiquinone oxidoreductase — protein MTNQEILAQFGPRESMEYDVVVVGGGPGGLATAIRLKQLAAEKGTDVSVVVLEKGSEPGAHILSGAIMDPKALTELIPNWKELGAPLNQPVTDDAYVFLGEKSGFRVPNVFLPPFAHNDGNYIVSLGSVTKWMAEQAEALGVEIFPGFSAAEVLYNDDGSVKGVATGNLGIGKDGEPMESFQLGMELLGKYTVFAEGARGHLGKQLISKFKLDEGRDPQSWGIGIKEVWEIDPSRHQPGFVMHTAGWPMESDTYGGAFLYHLEGNKVAIGFVTGLGYSNPYLSPFEEFQRWKTHPNVRYYFENAKGEVNAKRLGYGARAINASGINALPKTVFPGGALIGCNAGYLNVGRIKGSHAAIKTGMQAAEAAYDAVVAGRQHDELSAYPEAFEKSWLHTELNKDRNFKNWFKYGLTVATLMNGFEQFVLRGHIPWTLRRTKPDYAYLKPAAECKPIVYPKPDGKLTFDKLSSVFISNTNHEEQQPAHLTLKDASVPVAINLAKYAGPEARYCPAGVYEFVKNEDNTDRLQINAQNCVHCKTCDIKDPTQNIVWVTPEGGGGPNYAGM, from the coding sequence ATGACAAACCAGGAAATTCTGGCCCAGTTCGGCCCCCGTGAATCCATGGAATACGACGTCGTCGTCGTGGGCGGTGGCCCCGGTGGCCTGGCAACGGCCATCCGCCTCAAACAACTGGCCGCAGAGAAGGGCACCGACGTCTCCGTCGTTGTGTTGGAGAAGGGCTCCGAGCCCGGCGCACACATCCTCTCGGGCGCCATCATGGACCCCAAGGCCCTGACCGAACTGATTCCCAACTGGAAAGAACTCGGCGCCCCGCTGAACCAGCCCGTCACCGATGACGCCTATGTGTTCCTCGGTGAAAAGTCTGGCTTCCGCGTGCCCAACGTGTTCCTGCCCCCCTTCGCACACAACGACGGCAACTACATCGTGAGCCTGGGCTCCGTCACCAAGTGGATGGCCGAACAGGCAGAAGCCCTGGGCGTGGAAATTTTCCCCGGCTTCAGTGCTGCCGAAGTGCTCTACAACGACGACGGTTCGGTCAAAGGCGTGGCCACTGGCAATCTGGGTATTGGCAAAGACGGCGAACCCATGGAGAGCTTCCAGCTCGGCATGGAGCTGCTGGGCAAGTACACCGTGTTTGCCGAAGGCGCACGTGGTCACCTGGGCAAACAACTCATTTCCAAGTTCAAGCTCGACGAAGGCCGCGACCCGCAAAGCTGGGGCATCGGCATCAAAGAAGTATGGGAGATCGACCCGTCGCGCCACCAACCCGGTTTTGTCATGCACACCGCCGGTTGGCCCATGGAGTCCGACACCTATGGCGGCGCATTCCTGTACCACCTCGAAGGCAATAAGGTCGCCATCGGTTTTGTCACCGGCCTGGGTTACTCCAACCCGTACCTCAGCCCGTTTGAAGAATTCCAGCGCTGGAAGACCCACCCCAACGTGCGTTACTACTTTGAAAACGCCAAGGGTGAAGTCAACGCCAAACGCTTGGGCTACGGCGCACGCGCCATCAACGCCAGCGGCATCAACGCCCTGCCCAAAACCGTGTTCCCCGGTGGCGCACTGATCGGCTGTAACGCGGGTTACCTGAACGTGGGCCGTATCAAGGGCAGCCACGCCGCCATCAAGACCGGCATGCAGGCCGCCGAAGCCGCCTACGACGCGGTTGTGGCCGGCCGCCAGCACGACGAACTGAGCGCCTACCCCGAAGCGTTTGAGAAGAGCTGGCTGCACACCGAGCTCAACAAAGACCGCAACTTCAAGAACTGGTTCAAGTACGGCCTAACCGTGGCCACGCTGATGAACGGCTTTGAGCAGTTCGTGCTGCGCGGCCACATCCCCTGGACGCTGCGCCGCACCAAGCCCGACTACGCGTACCTCAAGCCCGCAGCCGAGTGCAAGCCCATCGTCTACCCCAAGCCCGATGGCAAGCTCACGTTTGACAAACTCTCCAGCGTGTTCATCAGCAACACCAACCACGAAGAGCAGCAACCGGCCCACCTGACGCTGAAAGACGCTTCGGTGCCCGTGGCCATCAACCTCGCCAAGTACGCTGGCCCGGAAGCGCGCTACTGCCCCGCTGGCGTGTACGAATTCGTCAAGAACGAAGACAACACGGACCGCCTGCAGATCAACGCGCAAAACTGCGTGCACTGCAAGACCTGCGATATCAAGGACCCCACGCAAAACATCGTCTGGGTCACGCCAGAAGGTGGTGGCGGACCGAACTACGCGGGTATGTAA
- a CDS encoding SDR family oxidoreductase encodes MAYSIDLSGRVAFITGASSGLGAQFARTLASAGAAVILASRRVDRLKDLRATIEGEGGDAHVIELDVLDHDSIKSAVAHAETEVGSIDILVNNSGVSTTQRIQDVSPDDYDYMFDTNVKGAFFVAQEVGKRMLARAKGAAPGNYTGGRIINIASMAGLRVLPQIGVYCMSKAAVVQMTKAMALEWGKYGINVNAICPGYIDTEINHRHWKTDAGQKLVQMLPRKRVGHPKDLDALLVMLCSDQSHFINGAVIAADDGFGV; translated from the coding sequence ATGGCTTACAGCATCGATCTTTCTGGCCGTGTGGCTTTTATCACTGGCGCCAGCAGTGGTCTGGGGGCGCAGTTTGCACGCACGCTGGCTTCTGCAGGCGCAGCGGTGATTTTGGCGAGTCGCCGAGTGGACAGGCTGAAGGACCTGCGCGCGACGATTGAAGGTGAAGGCGGTGACGCGCATGTGATTGAACTGGATGTGCTGGACCATGACTCCATCAAGTCCGCCGTGGCCCACGCCGAGACCGAAGTGGGCTCCATCGACATCCTGGTCAACAACTCGGGCGTGAGTACCACGCAGCGCATTCAGGATGTGTCACCCGACGACTACGACTACATGTTTGACACCAACGTCAAAGGCGCATTCTTCGTGGCGCAAGAGGTCGGCAAACGCATGCTGGCCCGCGCCAAGGGCGCCGCGCCCGGCAACTACACGGGCGGGCGCATCATCAACATCGCATCGATGGCGGGGCTGCGCGTGCTGCCGCAGATCGGCGTGTACTGCATGAGCAAGGCGGCTGTGGTGCAGATGACCAAGGCCATGGCGCTGGAGTGGGGCAAATACGGTATCAACGTGAACGCCATTTGCCCGGGTTACATCGACACTGAAATCAACCACCGCCACTGGAAGACCGACGCCGGGCAAAAACTGGTGCAGATGCTGCCGCGCAAACGTGTGGGCCACCCCAAGGATCTGGATGCGCTGCTGGTCATGCTGTGCTCCGACCAGAGCCATTTCATCAATGGCGCAGTGATTGCGGCGGACGATGGATTTGGTGTTTAA
- a CDS encoding DMT family transporter — MLGGILAGLGAGALWGLVFIAPQLAPGLSAVDLVAGRYLFYGLTSLLVMAVQMRSRPLPTWRQAGAAAGLSVLGFSGYYLLLVLAIRDAGPALPTLMVGTIPLWVMLLGKPEHLQWRQLLPGLLLTALGLVLMVEVPHAADGQDGGAQAWTYWRGVAYAVAAMLSWTFFAVLNSAWLKTHRDISTTDWANWMGVAAGVAALVLWAAVGSEPKVLLAQADIAQAAMVCIAIGVGSGWLATVLWNRASRRLSASLCGQLIVSETLFGLAFAFAVLGQRFTLAQIVASVLFVLGILASIRAHR; from the coding sequence GTGTTAGGTGGGATATTGGCCGGCCTGGGGGCCGGGGCCCTGTGGGGTCTGGTGTTCATCGCGCCGCAGTTGGCGCCGGGTCTGTCTGCGGTGGACCTGGTGGCCGGGCGTTATCTCTTTTACGGACTCACCTCGCTGCTGGTGATGGCGGTGCAGATGCGTTCGCGCCCGTTGCCCACCTGGCGCCAGGCTGGAGCCGCCGCAGGCCTGAGCGTGCTGGGCTTCTCTGGTTATTACCTGCTGCTGGTGCTGGCCATTCGTGATGCGGGGCCTGCACTGCCCACGCTGATGGTGGGCACCATTCCGCTGTGGGTGATGTTGCTGGGCAAACCCGAGCATCTGCAATGGCGGCAATTGCTGCCGGGCCTGCTGTTGACCGCGTTGGGGCTGGTGCTGATGGTGGAAGTCCCGCACGCCGCAGACGGGCAGGACGGCGGCGCGCAGGCCTGGACCTACTGGCGCGGTGTGGCCTACGCCGTCGCCGCGATGCTGAGCTGGACGTTCTTTGCGGTGCTGAATTCGGCGTGGCTCAAGACCCACCGCGACATTTCCACCACCGACTGGGCCAACTGGATGGGGGTGGCCGCCGGGGTTGCCGCGCTGGTGCTATGGGCTGCGGTAGGTTCAGAGCCAAAAGTGCTGCTAGCCCAGGCGGATATTGCGCAAGCAGCTATGGTTTGTATAGCAATTGGTGTCGGCTCAGGTTGGCTGGCCACGGTATTGTGGAACCGCGCCAGCCGCCGTTTGAGCGCCAGCCTGTGCGGTCAGCTCATCGTGAGCGAAACATTGTTTGGGCTCGCGTTCGCCTTCGCCGTGCTGGGCCAGCGCTTCACATTGGCGCAGATCGTGGCCAGTGTGTTGTTTGTGCTCGGTATCCTGGCGTCCATCCGAGCGCACAGATAG
- a CDS encoding 3-hydroxyacyl-CoA dehydrogenase, with translation MDIAGKVFIVTGGASGLGEGTARMLTAKGGKVVIADMQVEKGEAIAKEIGGAFVKCDVSNEADGQAVVAKAVSMGKLMGLVNCAGIAPAEKTVGKNGAHNLGVFTKCITVNLVGSFNMIRLAAEAMSANEPESTGERGVMISTASVAAYDGQIGQAAYSASKGGIVGMTLPIARDLARSGIRNMTIAPGIFGTPMMFGMSQEVQDSLAAAVPFPSRLGTPLDYAKLATHIFENDMLNGEVIRLDGAIRLAPR, from the coding sequence ATGGACATCGCAGGCAAAGTATTTATCGTGACCGGTGGCGCATCGGGCTTGGGCGAAGGCACGGCACGCATGCTGACCGCCAAGGGCGGCAAGGTTGTCATTGCCGACATGCAGGTCGAAAAGGGTGAGGCCATCGCCAAGGAAATTGGTGGTGCTTTCGTCAAGTGCGACGTCAGCAATGAAGCCGACGGCCAGGCCGTGGTCGCCAAGGCGGTTTCCATGGGCAAGCTCATGGGCCTGGTGAACTGCGCTGGCATCGCGCCCGCGGAAAAAACAGTGGGCAAGAACGGTGCACACAATCTGGGCGTATTTACCAAGTGCATCACCGTGAATCTGGTGGGCAGCTTCAACATGATCCGCCTGGCTGCCGAAGCCATGTCGGCCAACGAACCTGAATCCACCGGCGAGCGCGGCGTGATGATTTCCACCGCATCGGTGGCGGCCTACGACGGCCAGATCGGCCAGGCCGCTTACAGCGCGTCCAAAGGCGGCATTGTCGGCATGACCCTGCCTATCGCGCGTGATCTGGCCCGCAGCGGCATTCGCAACATGACCATCGCTCCCGGTATCTTCGGCACGCCCATGATGTTTGGCATGTCGCAAGAAGTACAAGACTCGCTGGCCGCCGCTGTGCCCTTCCCTTCGCGCCTGGGTACACCGCTGGACTACGCCAAACTGGCCACGCACATTTTTGAGAACGACATGCTCAACGGTGAAGTGATCCGCCTGGACGGCGCTATTCGCTTGGCACCGCGTTAA